Proteins from a genomic interval of Paenibacillus sp. FSL H8-0048:
- a CDS encoding ABC transporter permease, giving the protein MDSNTAREFPSSNNVIAPDTEHSGDPWKFLKWLNPGFVLPLLAGALFLLLWELQIFHRIFDLKKYQLPLPSAIAEAMRDNLSLLLSYTGYTLTEAVLGMLIGSGCGFLIALAATVWPRWGGGSLTMVAALNAVPIVALAPIMNLWFGDGIGSRAAIVTATTMAAMAINAYKGMAAVDPLALDLMHSYAAGKRAVFRHLRIQNSLPYVFTALKINATASMIGAIVGEFFFSSRGLGYLLSNSIKVAKMPLGWACIVLAAIAGVIFYLVVERLEKVFIKWHPSRRA; this is encoded by the coding sequence ATGGACAGCAATACGGCTCGTGAATTCCCGTCCTCTAACAACGTTATTGCGCCAGATACAGAACACAGCGGAGACCCTTGGAAATTCCTGAAATGGCTGAACCCCGGGTTCGTGCTGCCGCTGCTTGCCGGAGCTTTGTTCCTGCTGCTGTGGGAGCTTCAGATCTTTCACCGCATCTTCGATCTGAAGAAATACCAGCTGCCGCTGCCCTCCGCCATCGCTGAAGCGATGCGGGACAATCTCAGTCTGCTGCTCTCCTACACCGGGTATACCCTCACTGAAGCTGTTCTTGGTATGCTGATCGGCTCCGGCTGCGGCTTCCTGATTGCCTTGGCTGCTACGGTCTGGCCCCGCTGGGGTGGCGGCAGCCTCACGATGGTAGCTGCCCTCAATGCCGTGCCCATTGTGGCGCTTGCCCCGATCATGAACCTGTGGTTCGGAGACGGCATCGGCTCACGGGCGGCGATTGTGACCGCGACCACGATGGCGGCTATGGCGATCAATGCCTACAAGGGCATGGCGGCTGTGGACCCGCTGGCGCTGGACCTGATGCATTCCTATGCGGCTGGCAAGCGGGCGGTATTCCGTCATCTGCGGATTCAGAACAGTCTGCCTTATGTGTTCACTGCCTTGAAGATCAACGCTACAGCGAGCATGATCGGGGCGATTGTCGGGGAGTTCTTCTTTTCCTCGCGGGGGCTGGGTTATCTGCTCTCCAATTCCATCAAGGTGGCCAAGATGCCGCTGGGCTGGGCCTGCATCGTGCTTGCTGCGATTGCCGGAGTAATCTTTTACCTGGTCGTGGAGCGCCTGGAAAAGGTATTTATCAAGTGGCACCCTTCCCGGAGAGCGTAG
- a CDS encoding ABC transporter permease has translation MKLNRALMRGRALPLLVWICGLLVLWEAVSWWLLHVAKTPLAQSKLPYVHEVALTLWQYSGTLLREGGATFGNAGVGFLIGALSGVLLAVLMSLSRTIEQLAFPYAVASQMIPILGLAPIIYGIVRDEQLSRIIISGYITFFPVALNMLRGLRSVDPSALELMHSYAAKPWAVYWKLRFPAALPGLFSGLKIAAPLAVTGAILVELMGAQRGIGVIMLRNLYYGPSHTYMFWSTVLVGALLGMASYWLMSLVERLVAPWQPEFRPQGGGR, from the coding sequence ATGAAGCTGAACCGTGCGTTAATGCGGGGGCGAGCACTGCCGCTGCTTGTCTGGATCTGCGGTCTGCTGGTGCTGTGGGAGGCGGTCTCCTGGTGGCTGCTGCATGTGGCGAAGACGCCGCTGGCCCAGTCCAAGCTGCCTTATGTCCACGAGGTGGCGCTCACCCTGTGGCAGTACAGCGGCACCCTTCTCCGGGAAGGGGGCGCCACCTTCGGCAATGCTGGGGTGGGCTTCCTGATCGGAGCGCTCTCTGGAGTGCTGCTGGCCGTGCTGATGAGCCTCTCCCGGACGATAGAGCAGCTTGCCTTCCCGTATGCCGTTGCTTCGCAGATGATTCCGATTCTGGGACTGGCACCGATCATATACGGAATTGTGCGGGATGAGCAGCTGTCGAGGATCATCATATCCGGCTATATCACCTTTTTCCCGGTGGCGCTGAATATGCTGCGCGGTCTGCGGAGTGTGGACCCCTCTGCTCTGGAGCTGATGCACTCTTATGCCGCTAAGCCGTGGGCTGTATATTGGAAGCTGCGCTTCCCGGCAGCGCTGCCGGGTCTGTTCAGCGGGCTGAAGATTGCAGCACCGCTGGCTGTAACGGGCGCAATTCTGGTTGAGCTGATGGGTGCGCAGCGCGGGATCGGGGTTATTATGCTCCGCAATCTCTATTACGGACCTTCCCATACGTATATGTTCTGGTCCACGGTATTGGTCGGTGCTCTGCTGGGTATGGCCAGCTATTGGCTGATGAGTCTGGTGGAACGTCTGGTAGCCCCATGGCAGCCGGAATTCCGTCCCCAAGGAGGCGGCCGCTAA
- a CDS encoding ABC transporter ATP-binding protein, which translates to MSLVAATIPEIQLEHVEMRYQTETADVLALHQVSLDIAKGEFVSLLGPSGCGKTTLLRLMADLITPTAGNIMVAGKSAKEARLAQKYGIVFQSPVLYDWRKVKHNITLPLELLGVKKSVREDKALELLDLVGLQGFADKYPWQLSGGMQQRVAIARALSMEPEILLMDEPFSALDEFTRERLNEELLSVWSKVQSTIVFVTHSIPESIFLSDRVFVLSPHPGRLSAVVDIPLPRPRTADMRNSPEFFELIARIRDSFEGV; encoded by the coding sequence ATGTCACTAGTAGCAGCAACAATTCCTGAAATACAGCTGGAGCATGTCGAAATGCGTTATCAGACGGAGACGGCAGATGTGCTGGCCCTGCATCAGGTAAGTCTTGATATTGCCAAGGGGGAGTTCGTCTCTCTGCTGGGTCCTTCCGGGTGCGGAAAGACTACACTGCTGAGGCTGATGGCAGATCTTATCACACCAACGGCAGGGAATATCATGGTGGCAGGCAAAAGCGCCAAGGAGGCCCGGCTGGCCCAGAAATACGGCATTGTGTTCCAGAGTCCGGTGCTGTATGACTGGCGGAAGGTCAAGCATAATATTACGCTGCCGCTGGAGCTGCTGGGCGTAAAGAAATCGGTCCGTGAGGACAAAGCGCTGGAGCTGCTTGATCTCGTGGGCCTCCAGGGGTTCGCCGACAAGTATCCCTGGCAGCTCAGCGGGGGGATGCAGCAGCGCGTAGCCATTGCCCGGGCACTCTCCATGGAGCCGGAAATTCTGCTCATGGATGAACCGTTCTCGGCGCTGGATGAATTCACGCGCGAGCGGCTGAATGAGGAGCTGCTCTCTGTCTGGAGTAAGGTACAGAGCACGATTGTGTTCGTTACCCATAGCATTCCCGAATCGATCTTCCTGTCGGACCGGGTATTCGTCCTGTCTCCGCATCCGGGCAGGCTCTCGGCGGTTGTTGATATTCCGTTGCCCCGTCCGCGTACGGCGGACATGAGGAACAGTCCGGAGTTCTTCGAGCTGATCGCCCGTATCCGCGACAGCTTCGAAGGGGTGTAG
- a CDS encoding histidine kinase N-terminal 7TM domain-containing diguanylate cyclase, translating into MASMISNYIIIVSISGVLNALLALFAFYRKTDFSGLRAFIVSSAASAVYTFAFALELSGNSMEQIKFWIKLEYLGMPYIAPSSLLMIMHFVGLEKLISRKMLVLLYSVPVISTVLVWTNDSHHLFYKSIYFRGDAPTPLVDIVMGPWYIVQGSLTFGCMLAGMCLILWRWGRMRRAYLRQMLIIFVGQFLPALGAFLYLMDLTPYGTDPVPVVMSVTSSLYIWAILSRGMLTAAPIARENLFESMRDGVLVTDLSDKLVDYNRAAAEMLEDLDAAAIGRPLAQLFLPAGKEAVDYVMNSNPQISEEQELVWHSGEEVRYYQVRSSPVQKHDGHLAGRMIMLIDVTERTLLQEKLLQLATIDSLTGIYNRTHFMELSRERLKEAAGSAAPFSVILLDIDFFKSINDRYGHHHGDMALQHVVSVCRQHVREGDVFGRYGGEEFVLSLPGASLKEAALISERIRRDIEHSTFSTFTGTIKITASFGVTEALGRSISLEELLSEADHALYSSKRNGRNSVHLYGVSSITRFKPM; encoded by the coding sequence ATGGCATCTATGATTTCCAACTACATTATTATCGTTTCGATTTCCGGTGTGCTGAACGCCTTGCTCGCCCTGTTTGCTTTTTACAGGAAGACTGACTTCTCGGGTCTGCGCGCATTCATCGTCAGCTCCGCCGCCTCGGCGGTATACACATTCGCCTTTGCGCTTGAGCTCTCCGGGAACTCGATGGAACAGATTAAGTTCTGGATCAAGCTGGAGTATCTCGGAATGCCGTACATCGCACCTTCCAGTCTGCTGATGATCATGCATTTCGTGGGCTTAGAGAAGCTGATCTCCCGGAAAATGCTGGTCCTCCTCTACTCCGTCCCCGTGATCTCCACGGTGCTTGTCTGGACCAACGACTCCCATCACCTGTTCTATAAGTCTATCTACTTCCGGGGAGATGCACCTACACCGCTGGTGGATATCGTCATGGGACCCTGGTATATCGTGCAGGGCAGTCTGACCTTTGGCTGTATGCTGGCAGGTATGTGCCTGATCCTCTGGCGCTGGGGACGGATGCGGCGGGCTTACCTGCGGCAGATGCTGATTATTTTTGTCGGACAATTCCTGCCTGCGCTGGGGGCCTTCCTCTATCTGATGGACCTGACCCCGTATGGAACAGACCCTGTTCCCGTAGTGATGAGCGTAACCTCGTCCCTGTATATATGGGCCATTCTGTCCAGAGGGATGCTGACCGCCGCACCGATTGCCCGCGAGAATCTGTTCGAGAGCATGCGCGACGGTGTATTGGTCACAGACCTCTCCGACAAGCTGGTGGACTACAACCGGGCTGCTGCCGAGATGCTTGAGGATCTGGATGCCGCCGCTATCGGACGCCCGCTAGCCCAGCTCTTCCTGCCTGCCGGCAAGGAGGCGGTCGATTATGTAATGAATTCCAATCCGCAGATTAGCGAGGAGCAGGAGCTGGTATGGCATTCCGGCGAAGAAGTCCGCTATTACCAGGTCCGTTCCTCCCCGGTGCAAAAGCATGACGGCCATCTGGCCGGGCGGATGATCATGCTGATCGATGTTACCGAACGCACCCTGCTCCAGGAAAAGCTGCTGCAGCTCGCCACCATCGACAGCCTGACCGGCATCTACAACCGGACCCACTTCATGGAGCTGAGCCGCGAGCGGCTGAAGGAAGCTGCCGGCTCAGCCGCCCCCTTTTCGGTCATCCTGCTGGATATCGATTTCTTCAAGAGCATTAACGACCGCTACGGGCACCATCACGGGGATATGGCCTTGCAGCATGTAGTAAGCGTATGCCGTCAGCATGTCCGGGAGGGGGATGTCTTCGGACGGTACGGAGGCGAGGAATTCGTCTTAAGCCTGCCGGGAGCCTCCTTGAAGGAAGCGGCCCTGATCTCTGAGCGCATCCGCAGGGACATCGAGCACAGCACCTTCTCCACCTTCACAGGAACAATTAAAATCACAGCCAGCTTCGGCGTGACCGAAGCCCTCGGCCGTTCGATCTCACTGGAGGAGCTGCTCTCAGAAGCAGACCATGCCCTCTACTCCTCCAAGCGGAACGGCCGCAATAGCGTTCATCTGTATGGCGTCTCCTCCATCACCCGCTTCAAGCCCATGTGA
- a CDS encoding ABC transporter substrate-binding protein encodes MMKGKQGKTRGGLWIAAALMLISLLAGCGGNNNASPSGAEATAGNAATASPEAAATTEPAAEPVTVKLQLKWVPQAQFAGYFLAQDKGYYAAEGLKVEILPGGPDIVPEQQVAGGSADIGVDWVASLLTSQEQEMPLVQIAQIFQKSGLVLVSKKEAGITTPAELKGKKVGNWMGGNEFEILALFDKYKLDSGKDLNFTKQGFTMDQFLGGELDAASAMTYNEYQVVLESGIKAEDLSVIDMNDEGVAMLEDNLFANKEWLEGNKETAAKFVRASLKGWADAIADPEAAVDSVMKLAEAGSTTREHQLTMMTEVAKLIQPEGFDASRLGYTDAAAFQQTADIALKFGVIKTASKVEEAYTNEIVEMAAK; translated from the coding sequence ATGATGAAGGGTAAACAGGGCAAAACTCGTGGCGGGTTATGGATTGCGGCGGCTCTAATGCTGATCTCGCTGCTTGCGGGCTGCGGCGGCAACAACAACGCCAGCCCCTCCGGAGCAGAAGCAACTGCGGGGAATGCGGCAACGGCTTCGCCGGAAGCGGCGGCAACCACGGAACCGGCGGCTGAGCCGGTCACCGTGAAGCTGCAGCTCAAATGGGTGCCGCAGGCCCAGTTCGCCGGGTACTTCCTGGCGCAGGACAAAGGATATTATGCGGCAGAAGGCTTGAAGGTCGAGATTCTGCCCGGCGGGCCGGATATCGTGCCTGAGCAGCAGGTGGCCGGCGGTTCGGCCGATATCGGGGTGGACTGGGTGGCGAGTCTGCTGACCAGCCAGGAGCAGGAGATGCCGCTGGTGCAGATTGCCCAGATTTTCCAGAAGAGCGGGCTGGTGCTGGTATCCAAGAAGGAGGCGGGCATCACTACACCGGCTGAGCTGAAGGGTAAGAAGGTGGGCAACTGGATGGGCGGCAATGAGTTTGAGATTCTGGCGCTGTTTGATAAATACAAGCTGGATTCAGGCAAGGATCTGAACTTCACCAAGCAGGGCTTCACGATGGACCAGTTCCTGGGCGGTGAGCTGGATGCGGCCTCGGCCATGACCTATAACGAATATCAGGTGGTGCTGGAGTCGGGCATCAAGGCAGAGGACCTGAGTGTCATCGACATGAATGATGAAGGTGTGGCGATGCTCGAAGACAATCTGTTCGCTAACAAGGAGTGGCTGGAGGGCAACAAAGAGACGGCGGCCAAGTTCGTCCGCGCTTCCCTGAAGGGCTGGGCGGATGCGATTGCTGATCCCGAAGCAGCTGTTGACAGTGTGATGAAGCTTGCCGAAGCGGGCAGCACGACCCGGGAGCATCAGCTGACGATGATGACGGAGGTTGCCAAGCTGATCCAGCCGGAGGGCTTCGATGCTTCCAGGCTGGGCTATACGGATGCTGCCGCCTTCCAGCAGACCGCCGATATCGCGCTGAAATTCGGGGTCATTAAGACGGCTTCCAAGGTGGAGGAGGCTTACACGAACGAGATTGTCGAGATGGCGGCGAAATAA
- a CDS encoding CoA-acylating methylmalonate-semialdehyde dehydrogenase — protein sequence MTLLTGQAGKVMNYVNGAWVESSSGRQEEVFNPATGEVIAYVPISSREELDAAVGAASRAFSEWKRVAVPRRARYFFRYQQLLVQHTKELAELITLENGKSLEEALGEVQRGIECVEFAAGAPTLMMGSQLPDIATGVESGMFRYPLGVVGGIAPFNFPMMVPCWMFPLAVACGNTFVLKPSERTPLLVNRLAELFAEAGFPPGVLNVVHGAHEVVDGLLAHEEVKAVSFVGSQPVAEYVYKQGTAHGKRVQALAGAKNHSIVLKDADLDHAVKNILSAAFGSAGERCMACAVVVVQEDIADELVSRIAEAANGLKIGNGKEEGVFLGPVIRQANKDRTIDYIEAGLAEKAVLVRDGRKDAAAAGSGYFLGPTIFDHVQPGMKIWRDEIFAPLLSVVRVKNLAEAIAVTNESPFANGACIYTDSARAVREFREEIDAGMLGVNLGVPAPMAFFPFSGYKKSFYGDLHANGRDGVEFYTRKKMITARY from the coding sequence ATGACACTGCTTACGGGGCAGGCCGGTAAAGTGATGAACTATGTGAATGGAGCTTGGGTGGAGTCCTCCTCCGGGCGGCAGGAGGAAGTGTTCAACCCGGCGACAGGTGAGGTGATTGCCTATGTGCCGATCTCCAGCCGGGAGGAGCTGGATGCAGCGGTGGGGGCAGCTTCGAGAGCCTTTTCCGAGTGGAAAAGAGTCGCTGTCCCGCGCCGGGCCCGCTATTTCTTCCGGTACCAGCAGCTGCTGGTGCAGCATACCAAGGAACTGGCAGAACTGATTACGCTGGAGAACGGCAAAAGCCTGGAGGAAGCGCTGGGCGAGGTGCAGCGCGGCATCGAATGCGTGGAATTCGCCGCCGGCGCTCCCACGCTGATGATGGGCAGCCAGCTGCCGGATATCGCGACAGGTGTAGAGTCCGGCATGTTCCGTTATCCCCTGGGAGTTGTGGGTGGCATCGCCCCGTTCAACTTCCCGATGATGGTGCCCTGCTGGATGTTCCCGCTGGCGGTAGCCTGCGGGAATACCTTCGTGCTGAAGCCCTCCGAGCGGACGCCGCTGCTGGTGAACCGGCTGGCCGAGCTGTTCGCAGAAGCGGGCTTCCCGCCGGGGGTGCTGAATGTGGTACATGGGGCGCATGAGGTGGTGGACGGCTTGCTGGCGCATGAGGAGGTGAAGGCGGTCTCCTTTGTCGGCTCCCAGCCGGTGGCGGAATATGTCTATAAGCAGGGGACTGCGCACGGTAAGCGGGTGCAGGCGCTGGCCGGCGCGAAGAACCATTCGATTGTGCTGAAGGATGCCGATCTGGACCATGCGGTGAAGAATATTTTATCCGCAGCCTTCGGCTCTGCGGGCGAGCGGTGCATGGCCTGCGCCGTAGTGGTGGTGCAGGAGGACATTGCCGATGAGCTGGTGAGCCGGATTGCAGAGGCTGCGAACGGGCTGAAGATCGGGAACGGCAAGGAGGAGGGCGTATTCCTCGGCCCGGTCATCCGGCAGGCGAACAAAGACCGGACGATCGATTACATTGAAGCGGGACTTGCCGAGAAGGCGGTGCTGGTGCGGGATGGCCGCAAGGATGCTGCAGCTGCGGGCAGCGGCTATTTCCTGGGCCCGACGATCTTCGATCATGTGCAGCCGGGGATGAAGATCTGGCGTGACGAGATTTTTGCGCCGCTGCTGTCAGTGGTGCGGGTGAAGAATCTGGCGGAGGCGATAGCGGTCACCAATGAGTCGCCCTTCGCCAACGGAGCGTGCATCTATACGGACAGCGCCAGGGCGGTCCGCGAATTCCGCGAGGAGATCGATGCCGGGATGCTGGGTGTCAATCTTGGCGTGCCTGCGCCGATGGCATTCTTCCCTTTCTCAGGATACAAGAAATCATTCTATGGAGATCTGCATGCGAACGGGCGTGATGGTGTGGAGTTCTACACCCGCAAGAAAATGATTACCGCGCGTTACTAA
- a CDS encoding DUF72 domain-containing protein: MIKIGLTGFGDHEELYGKIKPADRLPAYSAHFPIVEIDSSFYAVQPVRNYEKWVRQTPEAFQFIVKAYQGMTGHLRGKKNYYDTPEEMYRAFHTSIAPVRSAGKLAMALFQFPPWFDCTKDNVNFLREAKERLLDVPAAIEFRNDSWYNPEMRERTLRFLEQEGWIHTIADEPQAGSGSIPIVPVATRPDLTYVRLHGRNTAGWNQSSHPDWRKLRYLYCYSTGELTQWRDRLLELEQTCKNIYVVFNNNSAGDATPNALELQSLLGIDGGLAPRQLDLFT; the protein is encoded by the coding sequence ATGATCAAGATTGGGCTGACCGGCTTCGGAGACCATGAGGAGCTGTACGGCAAAATCAAACCCGCCGACCGCCTGCCCGCCTACAGCGCCCATTTTCCCATTGTGGAGATTGACAGCTCCTTCTATGCGGTTCAGCCGGTCCGAAATTACGAGAAGTGGGTACGTCAGACGCCAGAAGCATTCCAATTCATTGTGAAGGCTTACCAGGGAATGACCGGACATCTGCGGGGGAAAAAGAACTACTACGATACGCCGGAGGAGATGTACCGTGCCTTCCATACCTCTATCGCCCCTGTCCGTTCAGCGGGGAAGCTGGCGATGGCCCTGTTTCAATTCCCGCCCTGGTTCGACTGCACCAAGGACAACGTGAATTTCCTGCGTGAGGCGAAGGAGCGGCTATTGGATGTGCCCGCTGCCATCGAATTCCGTAATGATTCCTGGTACAACCCTGAGATGCGTGAACGGACCCTCCGGTTCCTGGAGCAGGAAGGCTGGATTCATACGATAGCCGACGAGCCGCAGGCTGGCTCCGGCTCCATCCCGATTGTCCCTGTCGCCACCCGGCCCGATCTCACCTACGTGCGGCTGCACGGGCGCAACACCGCAGGCTGGAATCAGAGCAGCCACCCGGACTGGCGCAAGCTCCGCTATCTCTACTGCTACAGCACCGGGGAATTGACGCAGTGGCGGGACCGGCTGCTGGAGCTTGAACAGACCTGTAAGAATATTTACGTGGTATTTAATAATAATTCTGCCGGGGATGCCACTCCTAATGCTCTGGAGCTGCAATCGCTGCTCGGGATCGACGGCGGACTGGCCCCGCGCCAGCTGGACTTGTTCACCTGA